One Labrus mixtus chromosome 12, fLabMix1.1, whole genome shotgun sequence DNA segment encodes these proteins:
- the LOC132984768 gene encoding adhesion G-protein coupled receptor G5: MKKMGQLATSINTSSAALNMGEGVTGIIVRETDEEDVDEVSFAYESPNNDINIIENRDSLAQFSRSVTVSKEAFEQAINLNVSVPFAAMIRFNNLAKDELNSTILGNEVLAVDMGANICNLTDKISIHFWNATYEGNASCRSWNGEGSRPNWTADGCLTIQNGENITCECSHLTFFAILLTPLNETISSSDLNNLTIITQVGCGLSIFFISIILFMHFLLR, from the exons ATGAAGAAAATGGGACAACTGGCCACCTCTATCAATACATCTTCAGCAGCATTGAATATGGGAGAAGGAGTCACAGGGATCATAGTGAGAGAAACTGATGAGGAAGATGTGGACGAAGTCTCCTTTGCATATGAGTCTCCAAACAACGACATAAAT ATCATAGAAAACAGAGATTCTCTGGCTCAGTTTTCCAGATCTGTTACGGTGTCGAAAGAAGCGTTTGAACAAGCTATCAATTTGAATGTCAGTGTACCTTTTGCTGCTATGATCAGATTCAACAATCTGGCTAAG gatgagTTGAACAGCACCATTTTAGGTAATGAGGTTTTAGCAGTCGACATGGGAGCAAATATCTGCAATCTCACAGACAAAATATCCATCCATTTTTGGAATGCGACATAT GAAGGAAATGCAAGTTGTCGGTCATGGAACGGTGAAG GAAGCCGACCAAACTGGACCGCCGATGGATGTTTAACTATACAAAATGGAGAAAACATCACATGCGAGTGTTCCCACTTGACATTCTTTGCTATATTATTG ACTCCTCTTAATGAAACCATTTCTAGCTCTGACCTGAATAATCTCACCATCATCACACAAGTTGGCTGTGGCTTGTCAATATTCTTCATCAGCATAATCCTGTTCATGCACTTCCTTCTCAGGTAA